In Actinoplanes sp. NBC_00393, a single genomic region encodes these proteins:
- a CDS encoding SEC-C metal-binding domain-containing protein, which translates to MEKLGGNDPCPCGSGRRFPPVLPPRRPFRRHQRPLLLPRLRSAATTAD; encoded by the coding sequence ATCGAAAAGCTCGGCGGCAACGACCCGTGCCCATGCGGTTCCGGGCGGCGGTTTCCGCCGGTGCTGCCGCCGCGGCGGCCGTTTCGACGACACCAACGGCCACTACTACTACCGCGACTGAGGTCGGCCGCCACTACAGCGGACTGA
- a CDS encoding TetR/AcrR family transcriptional regulator codes for MSAQPRRTQAQRSESTRIKILDATVQCLVERGYAETTTSEVIARADVPRGTLLHHFPTKVDLLVAAVQHVARRRLDGLAAELAAAELAAPGGADRLDALIDILWRHFSSPLFWAALELWNAARTDAELRDALVPVEKEVFGVLHEQSRGLLEASMPGDPRLATVIQLSFEVLTGSAMTGIVSGDLARRELLIRRWKRAAAVLLGRRDPDTLVERPAKERK; via the coding sequence GTGTCCGCTCAACCCCGGCGCACCCAAGCGCAGCGCAGCGAATCGACCCGGATCAAAATTCTGGACGCCACCGTCCAGTGCCTGGTCGAGCGCGGCTATGCCGAGACGACCACCTCCGAGGTGATCGCCCGCGCCGACGTGCCCCGCGGCACCCTGCTGCACCACTTCCCGACCAAGGTGGACCTGCTGGTCGCCGCGGTGCAGCACGTCGCCCGCCGCCGTCTCGACGGCCTCGCCGCCGAGCTGGCCGCCGCTGAGCTGGCCGCGCCCGGCGGCGCCGACCGCCTCGACGCCCTGATCGACATCCTCTGGCGGCACTTCTCCTCACCGCTGTTCTGGGCCGCCCTCGAGTTGTGGAACGCGGCCCGCACCGACGCCGAGCTGCGCGACGCGCTGGTCCCGGTGGAGAAGGAGGTCTTCGGTGTGCTGCACGAGCAGTCCCGCGGCCTGCTCGAGGCGTCCATGCCCGGCGACCCGCGCCTGGCCACAGTGATCCAGCTCAGCTTCGAGGTGCTCACCGGTTCCGCCATGACCGGCATCGTCAGCGGCGACCTGGCCCGCCGCGAGCTGCTCATCCGCCGCTGGAAACGCGCCGCCGCCGTCCTGCTCGGCCGCCGAGACCCCGACACCCTGGTCGAACGTCCCGCAAAGGAGCGCAAGTGA
- a CDS encoding SAM-dependent methyltransferase, producing the protein MAEPLDTGRPHPARVYDYLLGGKDNFAADRAAAAEGLKANPDAATAPRQNRAFMQRTVRFLAAEAGIRQFLDIGTGLPTPPNVHQVAQSVDPSARVVYADNDPLVLTHARALLTAAGDGRTTYLDADLREPERILASPELRGVLDLEQPVALLLYAVLHFFEDAADPYGIVARLMAELPHGSYLVISHLTGDHDPSAWGRFTEVMGRQGIPTRVRTKAEVARFFPGMEMIDPGVVPILQWRPDSETSYTDAQVALYGAVGRKH; encoded by the coding sequence ATGGCCGAACCACTGGACACCGGGCGGCCACATCCCGCCCGGGTGTACGACTACCTGCTCGGCGGCAAGGACAACTTCGCCGCCGACCGGGCGGCCGCCGCGGAAGGGCTCAAGGCCAACCCGGACGCGGCGACCGCGCCCCGGCAGAACCGGGCGTTCATGCAGCGCACGGTACGGTTCCTCGCCGCCGAAGCCGGAATCCGGCAGTTCCTGGACATCGGCACCGGCCTGCCCACCCCGCCGAACGTGCACCAGGTCGCCCAATCGGTCGACCCGTCGGCCCGGGTCGTCTACGCCGACAACGACCCGCTCGTGCTGACCCACGCCCGCGCCCTGCTCACCGCCGCCGGCGATGGCCGCACCACCTACCTCGACGCCGACCTGCGCGAGCCGGAGCGGATCCTGGCCTCCCCGGAACTGCGCGGTGTCCTGGACCTGGAGCAGCCGGTCGCGCTGCTGCTCTACGCCGTCCTGCACTTCTTCGAGGACGCCGCCGACCCGTACGGCATCGTCGCCCGCCTGATGGCCGAACTCCCGCACGGCAGCTACCTGGTGATCTCCCACCTGACCGGCGACCACGACCCGTCGGCGTGGGGCCGCTTCACCGAGGTCATGGGCCGGCAGGGCATCCCGACCCGCGTCCGGACCAAGGCTGAGGTCGCCCGCTTCTTCCCCGGCATGGAGATGATCGACCCCGGGGTGGTCCCGATCCTGCAGTGGCGTCCCGACTCGGAGACCTCCTATACGGATGCTCAGGTGGCGCTTTACGGAGCCGTCGGCCGCAAACACTGA
- a CDS encoding M14 family zinc carboxypeptidase, whose amino-acid sequence MRSTFAALATATVLAVGLTATPAAAQPAPTTLDSLTTATPAGLVPARPSPDDVRRALSKIARASDGRVRLGVIGRSNENRPLRLASVGHGRTRLLFVTQQHGDEPLGTPAAIRALWALGVPDTAWHRWLRNRVTVDIVVQANPDGAVRNQRYNHDPSASGDYSAPGVGYDINRFHNPLTPIADNPVPESRAVLRLWQKTRPRIVVDYHMQGRYLQPDGEETTASVLWPTSPLVTAAAVTAGRQLAVRTDEATSRVPGAYVTRYPGGDYEGIARNAYGILGSASLLVELSDLPEEQTEFQITTAFVSMIATVQGAADGSLWRIDPARADQIPARGPALPGVLSTLSRDDAA is encoded by the coding sequence GTGAGATCCACGTTCGCCGCCCTCGCCACCGCCACCGTCCTCGCCGTCGGCCTGACCGCCACCCCGGCCGCCGCCCAGCCCGCACCCACCACCCTGGACAGCCTGACCACCGCCACACCGGCCGGCCTGGTCCCTGCCCGTCCCAGCCCCGACGACGTGCGCCGCGCGCTGTCGAAGATCGCCCGCGCCAGTGACGGCCGGGTCCGCCTCGGCGTCATCGGCCGCAGCAACGAGAACCGCCCGCTGCGCCTGGCCAGCGTCGGCCACGGCCGGACCAGGCTGCTCTTCGTCACCCAGCAGCACGGCGACGAGCCGCTCGGCACCCCGGCCGCGATCCGCGCGCTGTGGGCCCTCGGTGTCCCCGACACCGCCTGGCACCGCTGGCTGCGCAACCGGGTCACCGTCGACATCGTGGTGCAGGCCAACCCGGACGGCGCCGTGCGCAACCAGCGCTACAACCACGACCCGAGCGCAAGCGGTGACTACTCCGCGCCGGGCGTCGGCTACGACATCAACCGGTTCCACAACCCGCTGACCCCGATCGCCGACAACCCGGTGCCGGAGTCCCGGGCCGTGCTGCGGCTGTGGCAGAAGACCCGCCCGCGGATCGTCGTCGACTACCACATGCAGGGCCGCTACCTGCAGCCCGACGGCGAGGAGACCACCGCCTCGGTGCTCTGGCCGACCAGCCCGCTGGTCACGGCCGCCGCGGTCACCGCCGGGCGGCAACTGGCCGTGCGCACCGACGAGGCCACCTCCCGGGTCCCCGGCGCGTACGTGACCCGTTACCCGGGCGGTGACTACGAGGGGATCGCGCGGAACGCGTACGGGATCCTGGGCAGCGCGTCGCTGCTGGTGGAGCTCTCCGACCTGCCCGAGGAGCAGACCGAGTTCCAGATCACCACGGCCTTCGTCTCGATGATCGCCACCGTGCAGGGCGCCGCCGACGGCTCGCTGTGGCGCATCGACCCGGCCCGGGCCGATCAGATTCCGGCCCGCGGTCCCGCGCTGCCGGGTGTGCTGTCGACCCTGAGCCGCGACGACGCCGCCTGA
- a CDS encoding type II toxin-antitoxin system Rv0910 family toxin yields the protein MSMLGRLLAVGGAVAGTVLSRITRSPKAPDTPPAVEPPRELAYPFTAAAEISASPDAVFAVLAEPARMADWLVMHTGWPGTPSGSIEVGARFAQRVKLMGMPTEVRWTVVGLDQPRTVWLDGTGPMGIVVGFYLSLVPTVGGTTVRIDGGVEGGTADGPLGPMVARNLAEAMQKSLSRLAEVVTRPAPGGSVQAGTGSQAASGARTTGRAGTATARPAPPRPARAKPAPIRHERSGQDIDPWTPVIVGVGQVSERSTEPLGGDPVSLAVRALRLAAQDAGAGSASGTGSASGVGAGGAEAGPGAALLAAADTVGYVASVSWQYPDGAALIAEAVGAKPDETVQTSIFGGDGSLRLLNDVAAEIASGRTEIALLGGAEAAATAAAAERAGRDLAWPGQPEGTAPGRTVGVDTTPNTDVEIEAGLVAPIYVYALIESAIRGRLGLSPEQHRQQITALWSRFSGVAADNPHAWRPERHTPGELAATSDDNRPISAPYPKLLTANLQVNQASGIIVCSAAAAQRAGVPQDRWVFLHAGAHATDEWFVTERDDLASSPAIRAAGGAVLEHSGLSIDDIRHLDLYACFPSAIEIGAAELGLPLDDPERPLTVTGGLTFAGGPGNNYSSHAVANLVPRLRSDPDGFGLATALGWYLTKHAATVLSAQPPRRGFRDIDADLRLPRPAARKVDTGWTGPAMLEAYTVPYGRDGEPESGIVTAITATGDRVVRRVFDRALIDRLLAEDPLGWQLEITTDGFAVSGTTAVALPAAGAPPVLVEWHGPVTVIRLNRPAVRNAVDLATARALEKAVDAYEKDPQARVAVLTGSDTAFCSGMDLKAAARGEYPVTEGRGLLGLTARPPRKPLIAAVEGAALAGGCELALAADLIVAAEDAVFGIPEVKRGLVAAAGGVLRLARSLPRSTALELALTGAPMPARRLYDLGLINRVTPSGKALETALDLAHDIAANAPLAVYLSKRIADEHHDWSSAEAFDRLADIAGEVIGSEDAVEGVRAYAEKRTPIWKDLPT from the coding sequence ATGTCGATGCTGGGTCGTCTGCTCGCTGTCGGCGGGGCCGTGGCCGGAACCGTCCTGAGCCGGATCACCCGGTCGCCCAAGGCGCCGGACACGCCGCCCGCTGTCGAGCCGCCGCGGGAGCTGGCCTACCCGTTCACGGCGGCCGCGGAGATCTCGGCGTCACCCGATGCGGTCTTCGCGGTGCTCGCCGAGCCGGCGCGGATGGCCGACTGGCTGGTCATGCACACCGGCTGGCCGGGGACGCCATCGGGTTCGATCGAGGTCGGCGCGCGCTTCGCGCAGCGCGTCAAGCTGATGGGCATGCCGACCGAGGTGCGGTGGACGGTGGTCGGCCTCGATCAGCCTCGTACGGTGTGGCTGGACGGAACCGGTCCGATGGGGATCGTCGTCGGGTTCTACCTGTCGCTCGTGCCGACCGTGGGCGGGACGACGGTTCGCATCGACGGCGGCGTGGAGGGCGGCACTGCTGACGGGCCGCTCGGGCCGATGGTCGCCCGCAACCTGGCCGAGGCCATGCAGAAGTCGCTCTCCCGGCTCGCCGAGGTCGTCACTCGGCCGGCTCCCGGCGGCAGCGTGCAGGCCGGCACCGGCTCGCAGGCCGCCTCGGGCGCGCGAACCACCGGCCGGGCCGGCACGGCAACCGCGCGCCCCGCTCCCCCACGGCCGGCGCGGGCGAAGCCGGCACCGATCCGGCATGAGCGCAGCGGGCAGGACATCGACCCGTGGACGCCGGTGATCGTCGGGGTCGGGCAGGTCTCCGAGCGGTCCACCGAGCCACTCGGCGGCGACCCGGTCTCGCTCGCGGTCCGCGCGCTGCGGCTGGCGGCGCAGGACGCCGGTGCGGGCTCGGCTTCGGGCACGGGCTCGGCTTCCGGTGTGGGCGCGGGTGGGGCTGAGGCAGGACCCGGCGCTGCCCTGCTGGCCGCGGCCGACACGGTCGGTTATGTCGCCAGCGTGTCCTGGCAGTACCCGGACGGCGCCGCGCTGATCGCTGAAGCGGTCGGGGCGAAGCCCGACGAAACGGTGCAGACCAGCATCTTCGGTGGGGACGGGTCGCTGCGGCTGCTCAACGATGTGGCCGCGGAGATCGCGTCCGGACGTACCGAGATCGCTCTTCTCGGCGGCGCCGAGGCCGCTGCCACCGCGGCCGCCGCCGAACGTGCCGGCCGGGACCTCGCCTGGCCGGGGCAACCGGAAGGCACCGCGCCGGGTCGCACGGTCGGCGTGGACACCACCCCGAACACCGACGTGGAGATCGAGGCCGGCCTGGTCGCGCCGATCTACGTGTACGCGCTGATCGAGTCCGCGATCCGCGGCCGGCTCGGGCTGAGCCCCGAGCAGCACCGGCAGCAGATCACCGCGTTGTGGTCCCGGTTCTCCGGCGTGGCCGCGGACAACCCGCACGCCTGGCGCCCGGAACGGCACACCCCCGGGGAGCTGGCCGCGACGAGCGACGACAACCGGCCGATCTCCGCGCCGTACCCGAAGCTGCTCACCGCGAACCTACAGGTCAACCAGGCCAGCGGGATCATCGTGTGCAGCGCGGCCGCCGCGCAGAGGGCCGGCGTGCCGCAGGACCGGTGGGTGTTCCTGCACGCCGGGGCACACGCCACCGACGAATGGTTCGTCACCGAGCGCGACGACCTCGCCTCGTCGCCCGCGATCCGCGCCGCCGGCGGGGCCGTGCTCGAGCACTCCGGGCTGTCCATCGACGACATCCGGCACCTCGATCTGTACGCGTGCTTCCCGTCCGCGATCGAGATCGGCGCGGCCGAGCTGGGGCTGCCGCTCGACGACCCGGAACGTCCGCTGACTGTCACCGGCGGGCTGACCTTCGCCGGTGGGCCGGGCAACAACTACAGCAGTCATGCGGTCGCTAATCTCGTACCCCGGCTGCGGTCTGACCCGGATGGTTTCGGCCTGGCCACCGCGCTGGGGTGGTATCTGACCAAGCACGCCGCGACCGTGCTGTCGGCGCAGCCGCCGCGGCGCGGCTTCCGGGACATCGACGCTGACCTGCGCCTGCCGCGCCCGGCCGCCCGCAAGGTCGACACCGGCTGGACCGGTCCGGCGATGCTCGAGGCCTACACCGTCCCCTACGGCAGGGACGGCGAGCCGGAGTCCGGCATCGTCACCGCGATCACCGCGACCGGCGACCGGGTGGTGCGCCGTGTCTTCGACCGGGCGCTGATCGACCGGCTGCTCGCCGAGGACCCGCTGGGCTGGCAGCTGGAGATCACCACCGACGGGTTCGCGGTCTCCGGCACCACGGCCGTCGCGCTGCCGGCCGCCGGTGCGCCGCCGGTGCTCGTCGAATGGCACGGCCCGGTCACCGTGATCCGGCTGAACCGGCCGGCCGTCCGCAACGCCGTCGACCTGGCCACCGCCCGCGCGCTGGAGAAGGCCGTCGACGCGTACGAGAAAGATCCGCAAGCCCGCGTCGCCGTGCTGACCGGAAGCGACACCGCGTTCTGCTCCGGGATGGATCTCAAGGCCGCGGCCCGCGGCGAATATCCGGTGACCGAGGGCCGTGGGCTGCTCGGCCTGACCGCGCGGCCGCCCCGCAAACCGCTGATCGCCGCGGTGGAGGGCGCCGCCCTGGCCGGCGGGTGCGAACTCGCACTCGCCGCCGACCTGATCGTGGCCGCGGAGGACGCCGTCTTCGGCATCCCCGAGGTCAAGCGGGGACTGGTCGCCGCCGCCGGTGGCGTCCTGCGGCTCGCCCGGAGCCTGCCCCGCAGCACCGCCCTGGAACTGGCCCTGACCGGCGCGCCGATGCCGGCCCGCCGCCTGTACGACCTCGGATTGATCAACCGCGTCACCCCGTCCGGCAAGGCCCTGGAAACCGCACTCGACCTGGCACACGACATAGCGGCCAACGCGCCCCTCGCGGTGTACCTCTCCAAGCGGATCGCCGACGAACATCACGACTGGAGTTCCGCGGAGGCCTTCGACCGGCTCGCGGACATCGCCGGTGAGGTGATCGGCTCCGAGGACGCCGTGGAGGGTGTCCGCGCGTACGCCGAGAAGCGCACGCCCATCTGGAAGGACCTCCCGACATGA
- a CDS encoding FBP domain-containing protein, producing MEPLDERAIRAAFVNCSKGEASRIKMPSGFADGSVPWGDLDFLGWTDPGAPQRALLVAPGSDGPVGLVLRRPEARKVSAMRSSMCRICLTDHAASGVALFVAPLAGAAGRNGNTVGEYICADLACSLYLRGKRQPRMRLVRREETLSLAERVDRAMTNLAAFTGRVVAG from the coding sequence ATGGAACCACTCGATGAGCGGGCGATCCGGGCCGCCTTCGTCAACTGCAGCAAAGGCGAGGCGAGCCGGATCAAGATGCCCTCGGGCTTTGCGGACGGCAGCGTTCCGTGGGGCGACCTGGACTTTCTCGGCTGGACCGACCCGGGTGCTCCGCAGCGGGCGCTGCTGGTCGCGCCCGGTTCGGACGGGCCGGTCGGTCTGGTGCTGCGCCGGCCGGAAGCGCGCAAGGTCAGTGCTATGCGGTCCAGCATGTGCCGGATCTGCCTGACCGACCACGCTGCTTCGGGGGTGGCGCTGTTCGTGGCGCCGCTCGCCGGTGCGGCCGGGCGTAACGGCAACACCGTCGGCGAGTACATCTGTGCTGATCTGGCCTGTTCGCTCTATCTGCGGGGGAAGCGCCAGCCGAGGATGCGGCTGGTTCGCCGGGAGGAGACGCTCAGCCTGGCCGAGCGCGTCGACCGGGCGATGACGAATCTGGCGGCCTTCACCGGCCGGGTCGTCGCGGGCTGA
- a CDS encoding carbohydrate ABC transporter permease encodes MRLRSWTLGVTAIVLSAVFFLVPFAFILLTASKNAREAARLDFSWPTSFHFVPNLIEVLQARDYMLIIAYINSTILTVSSVAIMVVLAAMVAFVLQRRASKWNGLINFLVLCGLIIPPAVVPTIWVLDGLGLFGTMPGLILIEVAFGLSFCVLLFRAFISTIPRELDEAAIIDGAGPLRLFFRVIFPLLRSVIITAVVVQSVAVFNDFVNPLYFLPGSQNATVQTTIYNFAGQFATQYHLLFMDILLVTVPPLIMFLFFNRRIVAGMTSGAIKG; translated from the coding sequence GTGAGGCTGCGCTCCTGGACGCTCGGCGTCACCGCGATCGTCCTCTCCGCGGTGTTCTTCCTCGTCCCGTTCGCGTTCATCCTGCTGACCGCCTCGAAGAACGCCCGCGAGGCGGCCCGGCTGGACTTCTCCTGGCCGACGTCGTTCCACTTCGTGCCGAACCTGATCGAGGTCCTCCAGGCCCGCGACTACATGCTGATCATCGCCTACATCAACAGCACGATCCTCACCGTCTCCAGCGTGGCGATCATGGTGGTGCTGGCCGCGATGGTCGCGTTCGTCCTGCAGCGCCGGGCGTCGAAGTGGAACGGTCTGATCAACTTCCTGGTGCTGTGCGGGCTGATCATCCCGCCCGCGGTGGTGCCGACCATCTGGGTCCTCGACGGGCTCGGCCTGTTCGGCACCATGCCCGGACTGATCCTGATCGAGGTCGCGTTCGGGCTCAGCTTCTGCGTACTGCTGTTCCGCGCGTTCATCTCGACCATCCCCCGAGAGCTCGACGAGGCGGCGATCATCGACGGCGCGGGCCCGCTGCGCCTCTTCTTCCGGGTGATTTTCCCGCTGCTCCGCTCGGTGATCATCACGGCGGTGGTGGTGCAGTCGGTGGCGGTCTTCAACGACTTCGTCAACCCGCTGTACTTCCTGCCCGGCTCGCAGAACGCCACCGTGCAGACCACCATCTACAACTTCGCCGGGCAGTTCGCCACCCAGTACCACCTGCTGTTCATGGACATCCTGCTGGTGACCGTCCCGCCGCTGATCATGTTCCTGTTCTTCAACCGCCGCATCGTCGCCGGCATGACCTCCGGCGCCATCAAGGGATGA
- a CDS encoding acyl-CoA dehydrogenase family protein, with product MTYLNPFDTPERSDLRAAMTQFVSREITPHLTDWEKAGEIPRDLHERAAKAGLYGIGFAEEHGGEGGDTVDTVVATEAFLEAGGSSGAHAAIFTHGIALPHMVATGDPALIDRFVRPTLAGEKVSALGITEPDAGSDVAHLRTTAVRDGEHYVVNGAKMFITSGVRADFVTTAVRTGGPGAGGISLLVIEKDTPGFTVSRKLDKMGWLCSDTAELAFSDCRVPAANLIGAEDSGFFLIAQVFVPERIIAAVHAYATAQRCLDLTLAYARERTTFGKPLIARQVVQHKLVQMRQRIELARAYTRQVAIRHAAGEQVIGEVCLAKNAAVDTCKYVVDEAVQLHGGMGYMRESEVERHYRDTRILGIGAGATEVMTDLAAKMFGYGR from the coding sequence GTGACGTACCTCAACCCCTTTGACACTCCCGAACGGTCCGATCTGCGGGCCGCCATGACGCAGTTCGTCAGCCGCGAGATCACGCCGCACCTCACCGACTGGGAGAAGGCCGGCGAGATCCCCCGCGACCTGCACGAACGGGCCGCCAAGGCCGGCCTGTACGGGATCGGGTTCGCCGAGGAGCACGGCGGCGAGGGCGGCGACACGGTCGACACCGTGGTGGCCACCGAGGCGTTCCTGGAGGCCGGCGGCTCGTCCGGCGCGCACGCCGCGATCTTCACCCACGGCATCGCGCTGCCGCACATGGTCGCGACCGGCGACCCCGCCCTGATCGACCGGTTCGTGCGGCCCACCCTGGCGGGGGAGAAGGTCAGCGCGCTCGGCATCACCGAGCCGGACGCCGGCTCCGACGTCGCCCACCTGCGCACCACGGCGGTCCGCGACGGCGAGCACTACGTGGTCAACGGCGCGAAGATGTTCATCACCTCCGGCGTGCGCGCCGACTTCGTCACCACCGCGGTGCGGACCGGCGGGCCGGGCGCCGGCGGGATCAGCCTGCTGGTCATCGAGAAGGACACGCCCGGTTTCACGGTGTCCCGCAAGCTCGACAAGATGGGCTGGCTCTGCTCGGACACCGCGGAGCTGGCGTTCAGCGACTGCCGGGTGCCGGCCGCCAACCTGATCGGCGCGGAGGACAGCGGGTTCTTCCTGATCGCCCAGGTCTTCGTCCCCGAGCGGATCATCGCGGCGGTCCACGCGTACGCCACCGCCCAGCGCTGCCTGGACCTGACCCTGGCGTACGCCCGTGAGCGCACCACCTTCGGCAAGCCGCTGATCGCCCGGCAGGTGGTGCAGCACAAGCTGGTGCAGATGCGGCAGCGCATCGAGCTGGCCCGCGCGTACACCCGGCAGGTCGCCATCCGGCACGCCGCCGGCGAACAGGTCATCGGCGAGGTCTGCCTGGCCAAGAACGCCGCCGTCGACACCTGCAAGTACGTGGTGGACGAGGCCGTCCAGTTGCACGGCGGCATGGGCTACATGCGCGAGTCGGAGGTGGAACGCCACTACCGCGACACCCGGATCCTGGGCATCGGGGCCGGCGCGACCGAGGTGATGACCGACCTGGCCGCCAAGATGTTCGGTTACGGCCGCTGA
- a CDS encoding SDR family NAD(P)-dependent oxidoreductase — MATILITGSSDGIGRHTAATLADQGHRVVLHGRNEQRAEEALKAVPAAAGVLVGDLASLAQTRELAEKAAKYDVVIHNAGIGGGQSAPVITEDGLERIFQVNTLAPYLLTALLPAPARLVYLTSGLEANGQPRLDDLQWRDRPWNGMQAYSDSKLYDVMLAFAVARLWPGTLSNAVDPGWIRTRMGGPGATDDLPEGSETQVWLATAPDATVTGHYFKRRESLRAHPQAYDEALQNELLARCAELTGTPLTPR, encoded by the coding sequence ATGGCGACGATTCTGATCACCGGGTCCAGCGACGGCATCGGGCGGCACACCGCGGCCACCCTCGCCGACCAGGGGCACCGCGTGGTGCTGCACGGACGTAACGAACAGCGGGCCGAGGAGGCGCTCAAGGCGGTCCCGGCGGCTGCCGGCGTGCTGGTCGGCGACCTGGCCTCGCTGGCGCAGACCCGCGAGCTGGCCGAGAAGGCGGCGAAGTACGACGTGGTGATCCACAACGCGGGAATCGGTGGTGGGCAGAGCGCCCCGGTGATCACCGAGGACGGCCTCGAACGCATCTTCCAGGTGAATACGCTCGCGCCGTACCTTCTGACCGCTCTTCTGCCGGCGCCCGCCCGGCTGGTCTATCTGACCTCGGGCCTGGAGGCGAACGGGCAGCCCCGCCTGGACGACCTGCAGTGGCGGGACCGCCCGTGGAACGGCATGCAGGCCTACAGCGACTCGAAGCTGTACGACGTGATGCTCGCGTTCGCCGTCGCCCGCCTCTGGCCGGGCACCCTGAGCAACGCGGTCGATCCGGGCTGGATCCGCACCCGGATGGGCGGCCCCGGAGCCACCGACGACCTGCCGGAAGGCTCCGAGACCCAGGTGTGGCTCGCCACCGCGCCGGACGCGACGGTGACGGGCCACTACTTCAAGCGGCGCGAGTCGCTGCGGGCACACCCGCAGGCGTACGACGAAGCCCTGCAGAACGAGCTGCTGGCCCGCTGCGCCGAGCTGACCGGAACCCCGCTCACGCCTCGTTGA
- a CDS encoding AMP-binding protein → MIEHLRAVLRMHQIGIVNLLHPRRLVRAAVNNKRLGPQAALIMKAAVEHPGLPAVTDERGTLTYRQLDEQSNALAHALKKHGLPDRSVVGVLARDHRGLLLAISGTARATLRLALMNTGLARQQLAEVVARERVRVVLYDEEFAGLVDGLPDDIPRYLTWGSGSSSGADPSIDELIAANPVTPLPPPDRPGGFIILTSGTTGLPKGAPRTKVSPLASALIADRIPFPRQGAAVFASPLFHSTGFGAWTVGLSLSNHAILLRRFDAERILQAIAEHRAQMLVAVPTMLTRILALGPEIINKYDTSSLKTVFVAGSALAPELTARFHDQFGDIIYNVYGSTEVAVAAVAQPAESRRAPGTVGKPPVTVHVALFDNQDKRIDRPHAHGRVFVRTGIPFEGYTDGQHKQVIDGYMATGDQGHFDDEGLLFIDGRDDDMIISGAENVYPVEVENLLVSRDDVLEAAVIGVDDPDFGKRLRAFIVPTSASARDPQEIKDFVKANLARYKVPRDVVFLDELPRNPTGKVLRRELPTGPLNEA, encoded by the coding sequence ATGATCGAACATCTGCGTGCCGTCCTCCGTATGCATCAGATCGGCATCGTCAACCTGCTGCACCCGCGCCGGCTCGTGCGCGCCGCCGTCAACAACAAGCGTCTCGGCCCGCAAGCCGCCCTGATCATGAAGGCGGCCGTCGAGCACCCCGGCCTGCCCGCGGTCACCGACGAACGCGGCACCCTCACCTACCGCCAGCTCGACGAGCAGTCCAACGCGCTGGCCCACGCCCTGAAGAAGCACGGCCTGCCGGACCGCTCGGTGGTCGGTGTGCTCGCCCGCGACCACCGCGGCCTGCTGCTCGCGATCAGCGGCACGGCCCGCGCCACGCTGCGCCTGGCGCTGATGAACACCGGCCTGGCCAGGCAGCAGTTGGCTGAGGTGGTGGCCCGGGAGAGGGTACGGGTGGTGCTGTACGACGAGGAGTTCGCCGGCCTGGTCGACGGGCTGCCCGACGACATCCCCCGCTACCTGACCTGGGGTTCGGGTTCTTCTTCAGGCGCCGATCCGTCGATCGACGAGCTGATCGCGGCGAACCCGGTGACCCCGCTGCCGCCGCCGGACCGGCCGGGCGGTTTCATCATCCTCACCAGCGGCACCACCGGGCTGCCCAAGGGCGCACCGCGGACCAAGGTGTCGCCGCTGGCCAGCGCCCTGATCGCGGACCGGATCCCGTTCCCCCGGCAGGGCGCCGCGGTGTTCGCGTCACCGCTGTTCCACAGCACCGGTTTCGGCGCGTGGACGGTCGGGTTGTCGCTGTCCAACCACGCGATCCTGCTGCGCCGCTTCGACGCCGAACGCATCCTGCAGGCGATCGCCGAACACCGGGCACAGATGCTGGTCGCGGTCCCGACGATGCTCACCCGCATCCTCGCCCTGGGCCCGGAGATCATCAACAAGTACGACACCTCGTCGCTGAAGACCGTCTTCGTGGCCGGCTCCGCCCTCGCCCCCGAGTTGACCGCCCGCTTCCACGATCAGTTCGGCGACATCATCTACAACGTGTACGGCTCGACCGAGGTCGCCGTCGCCGCGGTCGCCCAGCCCGCCGAGTCGCGCCGCGCGCCGGGGACGGTCGGGAAACCGCCGGTCACCGTGCACGTGGCGCTCTTCGACAACCAGGACAAACGGATCGACCGGCCGCACGCGCACGGGCGGGTGTTCGTGCGGACCGGCATCCCGTTCGAGGGCTACACCGACGGCCAGCACAAACAGGTCATCGACGGGTACATGGCCACCGGCGACCAGGGGCACTTCGACGACGAGGGCCTGCTGTTCATCGACGGCCGCGACGACGACATGATCATCTCCGGCGCCGAGAACGTCTACCCGGTCGAGGTGGAGAACCTGCTCGTCAGCCGCGACGACGTCCTGGAGGCCGCGGTGATCGGCGTCGACGACCCGGACTTCGGCAAACGGCTGCGCGCGTTCATCGTGCCCACTTCCGCGTCGGCGCGGGACCCGCAGGAGATCAAGGACTTCGTGAAGGCGAACCTGGCCCGCTACAAGGTCCCGCGCGACGTGGTCTTCCTCGACGAACTGCCGCGCAACCCGACCGGCAAGGTGCTGCGGCGCGAGCTGCCGACCGGGCCGCTCAACGAGGCGTGA